The following are encoded together in the Campylobacter devanensis genome:
- the dmeF gene encoding CDF family Co(II)/Ni(II) efflux transporter DmeF produces the protein MSNNILNFSHNHNFHSANLTAKKNTLYAMIITISMMIAEIIGGIYFNSMALLADGWHMSSHALALGLAYFAYIMSNRYKSDARFSFGTYKMEILASYTSALSLLVIAFLMIYHSILKFINPESIAYKEAILIAIIGLMVNLICAWLLRSSHDHHHNHHHHDDLNLKAAYIHVLTDALTSILAIVALGFGLLFGADFLDPLMGIIGAILVLVWAIGLLRQSGKILLDANMNEPIVSEVVDILRLFRSDIEIKDLHLLKVANDKYTCIISLNSINPIDINLIKKELSKHEELVHIIVEIYPKKY, from the coding sequence ATGAGTAATAATATTTTAAATTTTTCACATAATCACAATTTTCACTCAGCTAATCTTACCGCCAAGAAAAACACGCTATATGCGATGATAATCACAATATCTATGATGATAGCTGAAATTATAGGCGGTATATACTTTAACTCTATGGCATTACTAGCCGATGGTTGGCATATGAGCTCTCACGCATTAGCACTTGGACTAGCGTATTTTGCTTATATTATGTCAAATAGATATAAAAGCGATGCTAGATTTAGTTTTGGTACTTATAAGATGGAAATTCTAGCTAGTTACACTAGTGCCTTGTCGCTTTTAGTGATTGCGTTTTTGATGATTTATCACTCTATTTTAAAGTTTATAAATCCAGAATCCATAGCATATAAAGAGGCAATTTTGATAGCTATTATCGGACTTATGGTGAATTTAATCTGTGCTTGGTTATTAAGGTCTAGCCACGATCATCATCATAACCATCATCATCACGATGATCTGAATTTAAAAGCTGCTTATATACATGTCCTTACTGATGCGCTTACTTCTATTTTGGCTATTGTGGCTTTGGGATTTGGGCTGCTTTTTGGAGCTGATTTTTTAGATCCACTTATGGGGATTATTGGTGCTATTTTGGTATTAGTGTGGGCTATAGGGCTATTAAGACAATCGGGCAAAATACTACTTGATGCTAATATGAATGAGCCAATAGTTAGCGAAGTGGTAGATATTTTACGCCTATTTAGAAGTGATATAGAAATCAAAGATCTACACCTTCTAAAAGTAGCAAATGACAAATACACTTGTATAATCTCTTTAAATTCCATTAATCCAATTGATATAAATCTTATCAAAAAAGAGCTATCAAAGCACGAAGAGCTAGTTCATATAATAGTGGAAATATATCCAAAAAAATATTAA
- a CDS encoding metal/formaldehyde-sensitive transcriptional repressor: MAHIVANKDKLLLRIKKIKGQISALEKALEDEKDCFKVLQQISAARGAITSLMAEVLDGHIKEHLGNSVSQEQREQEIANLTSLLKSFFK; encoded by the coding sequence ATGGCTCACATAGTAGCAAATAAAGATAAGCTTCTTTTGCGTATTAAAAAGATAAAAGGGCAAATTTCAGCCTTAGAAAAGGCCTTAGAAGATGAGAAAGATTGCTTTAAAGTACTTCAGCAAATTAGTGCCGCAAGAGGTGCTATCACATCTTTGATGGCAGAAGTCTTGGATGGGCATATCAAAGAGCATCTTGGAAATAGCGTTAGCCAAGAGCAAAGAGAACAAGAGATAGCAAATTTAACTTCGCTTTTAAAGAGTTTTTTTAAATAA
- a CDS encoding PDDEXK-like family protein, with amino-acid sequence MTEFTQEQYQKFFDEFEKAYKEYENKVKERRARGIHDYNVFDVLEAKEVKHSKFIASLLDPKGLHYQDDLFLNKFIEVCGIDDFGLDALNSQVYREYKNIDIYITDGNKHIIIENKRWTGDHNEQVARYIKTIIDEQNKDELSEIYERILVLYLTPFDYVIEKLGGIDEVGKDYLKLGQNQVAFRHISYENEILKWLNAIKAEIINLTDLNVLISQYEKAVKKLTNQGEKMENTLIIEQIKKNYKLCAAIYDNFEKAKINLLNELFSKVSDTLQATIKTNDWTIESHKITEIAKNTTFFSAKLNEYNGKNHDGNYIYYCIESQNGYNNISFGLVRSNQVKNRLDNDCFQDIVKESDYCTDKSWKSSDWWAWYYKKFSNADDLILDYLSNEEKFISEIRNDLEKLKDVLEKLNKKLIEKYSLAK; translated from the coding sequence ATGACTGAATTCACACAAGAACAATATCAAAAGTTTTTTGATGAGTTTGAAAAAGCTTATAAAGAATATGAAAACAAGGTAAAAGAGCGTAGGGCTCGTGGAATTCATGATTATAATGTTTTTGATGTGCTTGAAGCAAAAGAAGTTAAACATTCAAAGTTTATAGCATCTTTACTTGACCCTAAGGGCTTACATTATCAAGATGATTTGTTTTTAAATAAATTTATAGAAGTGTGTGGTATAGATGATTTTGGGCTTGATGCCTTAAACTCGCAAGTGTATAGAGAGTATAAAAACATAGATATTTATATAACCGATGGCAATAAACACATAATAATAGAAAATAAACGCTGGACTGGCGACCACAATGAACAAGTCGCAAGATATATAAAAACTATTATAGACGAACAAAACAAAGATGAATTAAGCGAAATTTATGAAAGAATTTTGGTTTTATATCTTACACCTTTTGATTATGTAATTGAAAAGTTAGGTGGAATTGATGAAGTAGGCAAAGACTATTTAAAACTAGGGCAAAATCAAGTAGCTTTTAGGCATATTTCATATGAAAATGAAATTTTAAAGTGGTTAAATGCGATAAAAGCTGAAATTATAAATTTAACCGATTTAAATGTGCTAATATCACAATACGAAAAAGCAGTAAAAAAATTAACAAATCAAGGAGAAAAAATGGAAAATACCTTAATAATAGAACAAATCAAAAAAAATTATAAGCTTTGTGCTGCAATATACGATAATTTTGAAAAAGCAAAAATAAATTTATTAAATGAATTGTTTAGCAAAGTTTCTGACACTTTACAAGCAACAATAAAGACAAATGATTGGACAATAGAATCTCACAAAATAACAGAAATAGCAAAGAATACTACATTTTTTTCTGCAAAATTAAATGAATATAATGGAAAAAACCACGATGGCAATTATATTTATTATTGCATAGAATCACAAAACGGATATAATAATATATCTTTTGGTCTAGTACGCAGTAATCAAGTAAAGAATAGATTGGATAATGATTGTTTTCAAGATATTGTAAAAGAAAGTGATTATTGTACAGATAAAAGTTGGAAGAGCAGCGATTGGTGGGCATGGTATTATAAAAAATTTAGCAATGCTGATGATTTGATTTTGGATTATTTAAGCAATGAAGAAAAATTTATTAGTGAAATCCGTAATGATTTGGAAAAATTAAAAGATGTCTTAGAAAAATTAAACAAAAAACTTATAGAAAAATACTCTTTGGCTAAGTAA
- a CDS encoding BspA family leucine-rich repeat surface protein: protein MSKYSPKTKYELIELVNNINLILSYINTSSVTDMSSMFYGCKINDENKPKFTNEIPF, encoded by the coding sequence ATGAGTAAATACTCACCAAAAACAAAATATGAGCTAATAGAGCTTGTAAATAATATAAATTTGATTTTAAGCTATATAAATACTAGCAGTGTAACTGATATGAGTAGTATGTTTTATGGTTGCAAAATCAATGATGAGAATAAGCCTAAATTTACTAATGAGATACCATTTTAA
- a CDS encoding D-amino acid aminotransferase, producing MAALISMQKVFLNGEFVDKDSAKISIFDRGFIFGDGIYEVVPVINSIIVEKDGFWDRFQRSLNEISLNLPYTNDEFESILNNLIEINSLKEGGLYIQITRGVAPRDFSFVKGVKPTIMAFAFSDSVLEHPAAKSGITIISTPDIRWKRRDIKSISLLGQCYAKNQATIAGADECFMVEDGYVTEAGSSSAFIIKDGTLITKPLSNEILPGIRRNRLLNLAKQIGLQIQERKFSMDEVYNADECFISAATIILLPVIKADGKAINGGKIGEYTTKLRELYKRALKLEANIS from the coding sequence ATGGCAGCATTGATATCTATGCAAAAGGTCTTTTTAAATGGTGAATTTGTAGATAAAGATAGTGCAAAAATAAGCATATTTGATCGTGGATTTATATTTGGGGATGGGATTTATGAGGTTGTGCCGGTGATAAACTCAATTATAGTAGAAAAAGATGGATTTTGGGATAGATTTCAAAGAAGCTTAAATGAGATTAGCTTAAATTTACCCTATACAAATGATGAATTTGAGAGTATATTAAACAATCTAATAGAGATAAACTCACTTAAAGAAGGCGGCTTATATATCCAAATCACCCGTGGTGTAGCACCAAGAGATTTTAGCTTTGTAAAAGGGGTTAAACCAACGATTATGGCCTTTGCTTTTAGTGATAGTGTGCTAGAGCATCCAGCAGCAAAAAGCGGTATTACCATCATCTCAACACCTGATATAAGGTGGAAGCGACGAGATATCAAGTCCATATCCTTATTAGGTCAATGCTACGCCAAAAATCAAGCTACTATAGCCGGAGCCGATGAGTGCTTTATGGTCGAAGATGGCTATGTTACTGAAGCTGGAAGTAGCAGTGCTTTTATCATAAAAGATGGCACACTTATTACCAAACCACTATCTAATGAAATTTTGCCAGGAATTAGACGCAATAGACTATTAAACTTAGCTAAGCAAATTGGCTTACAAATACAAGAGCGTAAATTTAGCATGGATGAAGTCTATAACGCAGATGAGTGCTTTATCAGTGCTGCGACTATAATATTATTGCCTGTGATAAAAGCCGATGGTAAGGCCATAAATGGCGGCAAAATCGGAGAATATACAACTAAACTTAGAGAGCTATATAAAAGGGCTTTAAAACTAGAGGCTAATATAAGTTGA